ACTTTGCGATTAAGATTTGATGAACTCATAAAAAGTTTATTAGACAAAATCTCAATAGAGAAAGCTTCGTTATCAAGATTATCAATTATAATGACCAGCAACTTTGCTAACCATATATATTCACTTTTTAACTGAATGAGTTTATTAAAGCATTCTTTGGTTAAAGGAATTTTCCAGTCATCCGGTTTAAATCCGGTAATTAATCCATTTTCACGATATGCTAAAGGAGAAAGACCAAACTCTTGTTTGAATTTACGGCTGAAATTAGTTGCGCCACTAAAACCACAATAAAGAGCAGTTTCTTCAATAGAAAGTTTATTTGCATTCAAAATATGCTTTGCCAGTTCCATCTTATAATACAAAATGAGTTTCCCAGGTGAGAAACTCATTTGATTTTGCATTTTACGATTAAGTTGGGCTTTACTGATTTTTAATTGCTCAGCCAGTTGTGAAACTCCAAAAGAAGGATCTGTTTTTTTTCTTGTATAATAGCATCAATTTGCTTTAAAAAAATTTCATCACAATAGCTATTTAAAGCAATGACGCTTTTTTTACTTTCGAATTCTTTCATAATTAGTAGGTTTTTTGAATAATAAGTGATCGTTTAAGCTTTATGGGAAAAAAGAGACAGAATAAATTTTTATTCCATATCTCTTATCTGCCTCAAAACTAACTGTAATCAAACCTAAAAAAGGAGAAAAATGCTACAAGACAAGTAAAAAAAGGCATAGGAACCAGTAAACATGTTACAAGATTTTTCTGACGATAACTATGAATCAAAAACGAATATTTAAAACTTATTTTTAAAAGTTTAAAAAAATTAAATGCTTTCACAATGACAGTAATTGTGAATCCTAATTATTCTAAAGATGACAAACTATAAAAAAAGCCTGCAAAAATATTTTTGCAGGCTTTTCCCTTTCAGTTAAATAATTTTAAAGAGAAAAACTTCATTCTATTCTCTTTACTCTATTTTCTATTTTCTTTACTCTTTCTCTAAAACTCTTTTTGCTAATTTACCAACGGTTAATCCTTGAACGACAATTGAAAATAATACTACAATATAAGTTACTTCCAGCAGGAGGTTTTTATATTCTCCTTCAGGCATAGAAAGTACAAGCGCAATTGAAACTCCACCACGGATTCCTCCCCAAACTAATACCATTAAAGAACCTTTGTTATAAGCAGATTTTATACCAAATATCTTAAATATATCGAAGAATTTCCAAGGTAAAACAATAGATGCAATTCTGGAAAATAACACGATAAAAATAGCCACAAAACCGGTTAGTAATTGTTTATTCAAATCAGGTAATAACAATAATTCAAAACCTATAAATAAGAATAAAATAGCATTTAATATTTCATCTATAAGTTCCCAAAATTTCTCTAAGTAATCTTTTGTTACTTCGCTCATAGCAACTTTTTTTCCGTAATTACCAATAATTAATCCTGCGACTACCATTGCCAACGGACTTGAAACATGTAAACTTTGAGCAATCAAAAATCCTCCCATTACGATAGAAAGCGTTATTAGAACAGAAACTTTATAATCGTCGATTTTCTTCATAACTCTCGATGCAGTATATCCTAAAACTGCTCCCAATAAAAGCCCACCAATTCCTTCTTTTGCAAACAACCAGGCAATAGAACCAAAACTCATATCAAATGTAGGATCGGTAGCCATTTTTAAAACAACGGCAAACATTACTACTGCTACTCCATCATTAAACAAAGATTCACCAACAATTTTAGTTTCGATTCTTTTAGGAACTTTTGCTTGTTTTAAAACTCCCAGAACCACGATTGGATCTGTTGGAGAAATTAATGTTCCGAAAACTAAACAATATATATACGGGATTTTTATTCCTAAAACAGGTGCGATATAATAAAGTAATACTGAAATAATTAAGGCTGACAATACTACACTAACTGTAGAATAAATCATAATAGGAACTTTTTGTTCTTTAAGATCAGACATATTTACGTGCAGTGCGCCTGCAAACAAAAGAAAATTCAACATTGCTCCCATTAAGATTTCGTTGAAGTCAAATTCTTTTATCAATTCAAAAAAATGCTTTGTAGTTGCCGGAAAATAAGAATCCCCTAAAAGGCGAATTCCTACCGAAACTAACATTGCAATAATCATTATTCCGATAGTTCCGGGAAGCTTTAAAAATCTTAAATTTAAATAGGCGAAGAAAGAGGCCAATACAATTAGTATTGAAAAAGTGTAGTATAATTCCATAAAAGTGATTTTTACAAAAATAAATTTCCATTATCTAATACAAAACTTCATTTCCTAAATTAACATAACTTTACAATTGTTAAAAACACTTTAAAAGCCTTAAAAATACAATCGATAAATAAAAAAGCCGAAGTAAAATCAAATTTACTTCGAGCTTTTTTTATGAATTTAATCATTATAATAATCTATGTATGGTTGTATTTGGACTTTATTTATAAAAAATCTAGATTATAGATCTTATATACGTTCCAATACTTTTCCTGATTCCACGATCCACTGTCCTCTATTTGTTAATGTGACCGTTACTTCCTGATTTCTAAAATCACTTAATTCAATTTTTGCAGCTTTTCTGGAAATAGTTTCAAGATCAGCAAGTTCATAACTTGAAAAATTACCCGTAGCTATATAAAATGAAAACTTTGGGGTAATTGTACATTGATCATCTGGAGATGGAGACCAGGTAACTCCTAAAAATCCCATTTCTGTCTGAATACCAAAGCTCGAGTTACTGTACCACTTTCCATCTTCATTCTTCGCTTTATCAAAAGAATTAGTAATCAAACTAATACTATTGTCAGGAGTTTGGTGACCTTGTACAGTATTTAAATTTGGCCCTTGACGAGGAGGTATAGTAGCATATCGAGTTTCCCAAGTTTCTTTTAGATTAGCACGTAAAATAATACTTGAATCAATTTGAACTCCAAGACCTACTGGCTGTTCTGCTGCACCAGCTCCTAAAGAATATTGAAGGGGAATGGCCAAACTATTTATTCCTCTATCATTTGAATCTACAGATAGAAAAGCTGATGAATTTGCATAAACACTTTTATTAGACAACCCTTCTGGTCTTTCTAAAAAGGCCCAGAAATTTTGGTTATTACTACTTTCATTTTTTAAATAAATAGTATAATTAGTTGATGAATTTGGCATAATTTATTAATATGGTTACTTATCCCTACTCATAAGCTTTTCGGGTTCCGCTTTGCATTATTTATTAAATACTTAGAGTTTATTTTTTTTGCTTTTCAGCATTGATAAAATCTAAAAGTTGTTGTGTTTTTAATCTCTCTATTTCCTTAATACGTTTCGCACGTGAATTATCTAAATTATTTGCATTCTTACCTGTAGAAGTTAATTGAGGTTTGGTAAATAGTAAATAATCTCCAAATAAATGACTCAAAAACAAAGGAGATTTTCCCGGTCTCTTTTTATCAAAGTTTGCAGATTTATGACAAGAAAAGCAATTTGCCAAATTATCATTTTTGATGCTGTGTATATCTTCCTGAAAGGTCTGCGTATAAGTTTCCATCGTAATGTTTGCCAAATTAACTGAACCTCTGGCTAACGAATCCGGAAGCGCACTTGCGAGATTTTTTGTTACAATTGCTTTCTTTTGGTTTTCAGAAGAAACTCCGTCAAAATTTAACCAGATAGAACCATTATAAAAATAATTTCTAAAAACATCCTTCAAATTAGCGGCTACACATTTATTGATATCCTCGATATTATTAAAATTAGCAGGTTCTGCCTGACTTGTAGTCATAAAAGCGCCAGTGTTTAAATCCTTTGGCACACCATATTCATAAAGAATAAATGCTTTATTTTCAAGAAATGGTTTTTTCGTAATAGTATCCCATCTAATTCCATTTATGCCAGAAGTAGTTCCTTTTTCATAAAACAACATTTCGTTTGCAGACGTTACCGAATTGTTTTTCTTATCATAAACAGGCGCCATATCTTTGTGTTCGAAAGTTGCCCAGATAAATTCAGGATGATTTTTTACAACTCCAACTACGTGCATACCTAATAATGCAACAGTCTTTTGAACATATTGTCCTTTGCTATTTTGAACAGCGGCCTTAGTTGTAAAATAATCTTGTTGCTGCGCTTTGGCAATTGCATCAATATTAATCCAGGAAGCTTTTAATTCTAAAGCGCCAACCGGAAATGTCTCTAAATTAGAAGCCGGCAATTTCTTACTGTTGATTAAGGAAGCCATTAAAACAGCTTTGTCTTTTAGCAGCGCATTAATATGAATGGAATAATAAACCGTATCTGCGGCATTATTAAATTTAGGATTAGAATGCAAAACTCCACTAAAACCGGCTTGATTAATAGAACTCAACGTAAGTTTAAGTCCCAATTGTGGCGCAACATCTTCCATTTGCGGACTAACCAAATCCAGAGAATCTAAAAAGAATGGATTCCCGTTTGGCAATGGTTTTGTAACCCACAAAAACTTTTGCCACGACCATTGGTGAAAATCACAGTTTGTAGTCGTTTCACTATCAAACGGACTTCCATCACCTTCTGCCGGCGCCGGAGTCTGATCATGAGGAAACCAACTTTTTTCACAATCACAGGTTTCAGATGATGCGCTGGCATACGAAGGCGAAGCACCATCTTTATATCCGGCATTATTTCTATTTAAAAGAAATAACCACAAAGCAACTGCTATTACAATGATAAGCAGCAAACTAATAACGACGTATTTTTTTTTCATTTTTTCATAGGTTTAATAATTATTCAGAATCAGGATTCCCTCAACAAAAAAGACCGCCTAAAACAGGCGATCTTTTAAATCAAAACTCGAATCGAGTCAGGAAGTTTTGTTATCCTGTTGAATTTGTTTTTGGGGAAATTTTATTTCTAAACTAATTCTTCTTTTAAATTTTTCGCTTCTTTAACTGGTACGTTTTCTATATTATGTTGGTAGTATGAGAAACCTCCAGTTCCGTTCCATTCATTATCGATTGCTAAATGAGCATCAAATTTTGCTAAAAAAGAACCCAATCCCGGAGGAGGAACAGAGTGAACATATTCTCCTTGAAGACCAACTACTTGTGTAACTTTACCAATTCCGGTTGCATATATTTTTCCCGTTACCTGAACAACAATACGGCTATCAGGACCTGGTATAGCCTGAGTAATTACAACTGTACCTGTCACAGAATGTTGCGATGGTACAACTACTAAACTAAATGTTGCGATTGGAGCGCCTGGTGTTCCAACATTTCCAATTGTGCCTTGTGCTAAATAAGCACCTGCTAATAAATCTGACATAATTTTTTTGATTTAGGTATTCCTACTCGTAAGGCTTTTCGGTACCGCCTCGTTTTTTTCAGTGGGTTCTGCTCCACATAATTAATTAATAATCAAATAGTTCAAAAACACCTTAACACACATTCTTGGACTATTTTCTATTTCAAAACTACAGCAAACAAGCAGGCGTTTTTCACAAAATGTTACAGAACCAAAATTATTGAGCACAAAACAGATAAAGAATGGCACAGGAAAATCTATTACGTAAAAACACTTGCTTTTATAAATTCTAAAAAAATAAATAACGCATTTAACAATAAAGTTTCATTTATTTTTGAAAGTTTAAAAACTTTTACTTACATTTGATCCATGGAATTCAAAGAAGCAAAAAATAAGTTTGTACAAACATGGGGAGCATTAGGTTCTCAATGGGGAATTAATAAAACCATGGCACAAATCCATGCTTTATTAATGGTCTCGAACGAAGCTGTTTCTATGGAAGACATCATGGAGGAATTGCAAATTTCGCGCGGAAATGCCAGCATGAATCTAAGAGCTTTAATGGATTGGGGAATTGTCTATAAAGAATATAAAGCCGGAGAAAGAAGAGAGTTTTTTACTGCCGAAAAAGATTTGGATGAATTGGCTTCTAAAATTGCCAGAGAAAGAAGCAAAAGAGAAATTAAACCTGCTCTTAAAATATTAAAAGAAGTTTCGACTATTGAAGCAAAAGATTCTGCTGAAGAAAAACACTTCGTAGATCAAACAACTAAATTGTATGACTTTGTTTTAAAAGCAGATAATATGTTGGATAAAATGACCGAATTTAATGAAAACTGGTTGGGACGTTTGGTTCTAAAAATTATGAAGTAAAAGATCAAACTAAAAAAATTTAATTAAAACTTTCATTTTTTTCTGAAAGTTTAAAATAATCAATAATTATGAAAACTATAAAAAAATTAAACAATTTCGCCCTTATACTCTGTTTTCTCTTTTATCTAACTTGCTATTTACGATTTGTAGGACAAGCATTTCTTACAATTATTCAAATACTTACAGCTATCTTTTTAACCGTAAAGATTTTTTCAAAACCAAATAATCTTTCGATCAAAAATCAAATAAAAACATATTGGATTATCACGATTCTGAATGCCATAATACTGTTTTCATTTTTCCATACTATAATGTGGAATGATTTTTTACAAGTCGCCTTTGTAACCATAATTCCAAATCTTACTGCTATTTATTTTTATAAAATATTACTTAAATACGAAAGCTTAAGATTTGAAAAAATAAAAATTGATTAACTCACTTAATTTCAACCTTATTATGAAAGCTATAAATTATCTCAATTATTTTTTTGTTGGTTTCCCCATATTACTTATTTCAATTGGATTAATTACTAATGAACAAAGCGGCGATTTAACCGGCTATGGTTTATTATTTACAATGCTTACCGGATTGTTTCAGGTGGTTTTTGGAATAAAAATGCTAATCGACGAACCTAATGACAAAAGTCTGCAGTATTACATAAAAGGAGTTGTTTTCTTTTTTCTCCTATGGTTTGTTAACAGTCTAATACTTAATTATCATTTTATCTACTTCATCCTATATACAATTCCGCCAATACTTGCAGTCTATTTTTCTACAATAACCTATAAAAAAGCACACTTATGAACTTCTTAAAAGCTGAATGGAAAAACTTAGCACTTTTCAATTATGAAGTTGATGCTAAAATCTTAGAAAAATATGTCCCAATTGGTACTGAAATAGATTTATGGAACAACAAATGTTATGTGAGTTTGGTTGGTTTCATGTTCAAAAACACAAAAGTCTTAGGGATTAAAGTTCCTTTTCATATCAATTTTGAAGAAGTCAATTTAAGATTCTATGTAAAACGTTTTGAAAATGGAGAATGGAAACGCGGCGTAGTTTTCATCAAAGAAATTGTTCCTAAAAGCGCTATTACATTTATTGCAAATACTTTGTATCAGGAACATTATGAAACTCAAAAAATGACACATAAAATTATTGAAAACGAAAACACAAACACTTTTGTTTATCAATGGAAAAACAAAGAAAATTGGAATACGATTCAATTAGAAACTCAAAAAAATCCAACAGAAATTGCAATCGATTCTGAAGCTGAATTTATAACGGAGCATTATTTTGGATATACTAAAATTGATGAAGAAACCACTTTCGAATATGAAGTTCAACATCCGAGATGGGAACAATTTGAGGTTTTGAATTATAACGTTGATATTGACTTTAAGAAAACTTACGGACGAGATTTTGAATTTTTACAAACCGAAAAACCTATTTCAGTTTTCCTGGCAAAAGGTTCAAAAATTAGTGTAAAAAACAAACGAAAACTCGAAACTATGTTAGCTCTGGAAGAAATTTACAACTAGAATTCCAAGTTATTATTAATCTAAAAAAAGGAATTATGAAAACGCTCGAAAACCAAACTTTACTTTATGATGAAGATTGTCCGCTTTGTAGTTTGTACACAACAGGATTTGTAAAAAGCGGAATGCTTGATGAAAATGGAAGAAAATCTTATTGTGAATTATCTCAAGAGGAACAAACTTTTGTAGATTTAAAACGCGCACCAAACGAAATTGCTTTGGTAGATAATAAAACTAAAACCGTTATTTATGGAATTGACAGCTTAATAAAAGTTATAGGATTTTCTTTTCCATTAATTGAAAAAATTGCAACAGTAAAACCCATTCATTTCATCTTGAGAAAATTATATTCTTTTGTTTCTTACAATCGAAAAGTGATTATTCCAGGTGGAAACATTAAAGAAAACAAATTGCAATGTACTCCGGATTACAATTATAAATATCGTTTCATTTTTATTGGTTTTGCATTAACGCTGACAAGTTTCGTTTTATTTGGATATTCTAATTTGATTCCCAATTTGCCAAAATCAAATATTCTAAGAGAATTCATTTTAGCATTTGGTCAAATTGTGTTTCAAAGTTTATTTCTTTTCAAAATGGACAAAAAAACAATTATCAATTATGCCGGAAACTTAATGACTATTTCTTTAATGGGATCTTTAATTTTGACACCAATCTTAATTCTTAATCAATTTATTAAGGTTCCGGAAATTCTTATTCTAGGTTGGTTCGGAATAACCGTTTTCATAATGTTTGCAGAACATTTTAGAAGAGTTAAAATTCTAGAACTTCCCTTTTATTTATGTCTCACTTGGGTACTTTACAGAATCATTGCTTTACTATTTATTTTAAATTTATAAAATGAAAAAACTAATCATCGCAGCCGGAACAGGTTTTTTAGGACAAGTTCTAATCAATCATTTCAAAGATAAATTTGAAGAAATTGTAATTCTAACCAGAGGAAAATCTCAAACCGTTGACGGAATAAAATATGTAAACTGGAATGCTAAAACTTTTTCGGGTTGGGAAAAGGAACTTGAAAACGCAATGGTTTTAATTAATCTCGCAGGAAAATCTGTTGATTGCCGTTATACAAAAGAAAACAAAAAAGCCATTTTATTATCCCGAATCGAAAGCACAAAGATTTTAAACAAAGCTGTTTTAAACTGTAAAAATCCGCCTAAACATTGGCTGAATTCATCAACTTCTACTATTTATCGTTTTTCTTTGGACAAACAAATGGATGAAATTGATGGCGAAATCGGAAATGATTTTTCTATAAATGTTGCCTTGTCTTGGGAGAAAGCATTCTTTAAAACCGAAACTCCAAATACTTTGAAAACTGCTTTGAGAACTTCAATAGTTTTAGGCAAAAATGGAGGCGCTTTTATTCCGTTAAAAACTTTAGCAAAAATTGGTTTTGGAGGAAAACAAGGAAAAGGAAATCAGTTTATAAGCTGGATTCACGAAGAAGATTTTGCGAATGCAATTGATTTAATCATTCAAAAAGAAATTACCGGCATTATTAATATCGTTTCTCCCGAACCAATTCGAAACGTAGACTTTATGAAAAAGCTTCGAAAAGCGGTTGGCTTCCCTTTCGGAATTCCCATGAATGCTTTTCTTCTGGAAATTGGCTCTTTCTTCATCCGAACAGAAACCGAATTGGTTCTAAAAAGTAGAAATGTGATTCCGAAGCGACTTTTAGAAAATGGATTTAAATTTAAGTTTGAAGATATTGATGAGACTTTTAAAAATTTATTAAGAAAATGAAAACACAAAATATAGATTGGAGTTATTTATTTAAACAATGGTTTTTTAGTTTGATAATAGGTCCGGTTATTTCTCAAATAATTGCCTTTATTCCTATTTTTTATCCAAGTCAAGCAGTTGGTTTATTAGGAATGTTTCCTGTAGTTTTTATTGTTAGTCTTATCTTTTCAGCGCCAACATATATTGTATATGCATTTGTTTACAATTATCTCGCTAAAAAAGATTTACCAATTTTATATTCAAAAGCCACTTTAATGTCAATACCTGTAATTGGAGTTTTTATAACTACAGCTTTCATTGGTGGTGCGTTATGGTATTTTATAGCTGTATCATATTCACTTTCATCGATTATTTGCGGACTATTATTTAATTTAAATTTTTACGAGGAAGAGAGTATATAATAGAATCTAAAGCTCCTTAGGAGCAAAATATTTATAGAAAACATATAAAGCGAGTCCTTCATTGAGCTCCGGAGGAGCGCCATATTTTTCTAAATATATCATCTCGATGAGATTCAATAACATATTATTCACTATAGTTCTATAAATATGACATCCCTACAGGATTTTAAATACACCAACAAATAATGACAACAATTAACCTTACAACAAAAATAAAAGCCCCAAAACAAATCGTTTTTGATGCTTCAAGAAATATAGATATTCATCAGCAATCTGCAAGTCCTTCAAAAGAAAAGGCAATTGCAGGAATTACATCCGGATTAATAAATTTAAACGAAACAGTAACTTGGCGCGGCAAACATTTTGGTTTTTATCTCACTCACAAAAGCCGAATTACTGCAATGAATCTCTATGATTATTTTGTAGATGAAATGGAAAAAGGAAAATTTAAATCCTTCAAACACGAACATTTTTTTGAAGAAAGAAATGGAATTACAATCATGAAAGACAAATTGGAATATGAAACTCCGTTTGGAATATTTGGGGAACTTTTTGATATTTTATTTTTAGAGAAGCATCTTACTAACTTTCTTTTAGAACGAAATAAGGTTCTAAAAGAAGTTTCAGAAAAAACAATTGTGGTCTTAGCCGAATAATTTTAAAAACTATTTAGCGGCATTATAAAATTTTATTTCCAAAGGAAACCAAAAATGACCATACAAATCTTGTTGATTACCATCTGAATTTAAATAATACAACGAGAAGCTTATTTTAATTTTACTTTTACCAAAATCAGAGATTGCAGATTCAAACCATATAAAATTTTGCATCTCACTTTCAACTGACGGTTCGTTATCATCGTTTTCGATATTGAAAACCGTATTTTTAGACAAACAAATTGGCTCAAATGAAACAATCTTCTTTTTCACTGATTTGTAATT
This genomic window from Flavobacterium sp. 9 contains:
- a CDS encoding AidA/PixA family protein; this encodes METSSTVTQQATYEILIVIDTVSIKSKYSINDIDEPIKIDKANYFTIYRKNNQHDSVHGIYIDCKRNDKIIISGISIDGDSSDAIILNEIQNYKSVKKKIVSFEPICLSKNTVFNIENDDNEPSVESEMQNFIWFESAISDFGKSKIKISFSLYYLNSDGNQQDLYGHFWFPLEIKFYNAAK
- a CDS encoding GbsR/MarR family transcriptional regulator translates to MEFKEAKNKFVQTWGALGSQWGINKTMAQIHALLMVSNEAVSMEDIMEELQISRGNASMNLRALMDWGIVYKEYKAGERREFFTAEKDLDELASKIARERSKREIKPALKILKEVSTIEAKDSAEEKHFVDQTTKLYDFVLKADNMLDKMTEFNENWLGRLVLKIMK
- a CDS encoding sodium:proton antiporter; its protein translation is MELYYTFSILIVLASFFAYLNLRFLKLPGTIGIMIIAMLVSVGIRLLGDSYFPATTKHFFELIKEFDFNEILMGAMLNFLLFAGALHVNMSDLKEQKVPIMIYSTVSVVLSALIISVLLYYIAPVLGIKIPYIYCLVFGTLISPTDPIVVLGVLKQAKVPKRIETKIVGESLFNDGVAVVMFAVVLKMATDPTFDMSFGSIAWLFAKEGIGGLLLGAVLGYTASRVMKKIDDYKVSVLITLSIVMGGFLIAQSLHVSSPLAMVVAGLIIGNYGKKVAMSEVTKDYLEKFWELIDEILNAILFLFIGFELLLLPDLNKQLLTGFVAIFIVLFSRIASIVLPWKFFDIFKIFGIKSAYNKGSLMVLVWGGIRGGVSIALVLSMPEGEYKNLLLEVTYIVVLFSIVVQGLTVGKLAKRVLEKE
- a CDS encoding AraC family transcriptional regulator; the protein is MSFSPGKLILYYKMELAKHILNANKLSIEETALYCGFSGATNFSRKFKQEFGLSPLAYRENGLITGFKPDDWKIPLTKECFNKLIQLKSEYIWLAKLLVIIIDNLDNEAFSIEILSNKLFMSSSNLNRKVKSLFGFPVIRLLRDIRLQYATEILVLQKKSITEAASLAGFFDTAHFSHVFKQSFDCPPSKYKETIILFPFVDLLRKQL
- a CDS encoding SRPBCC family protein, with product MTTINLTTKIKAPKQIVFDASRNIDIHQQSASPSKEKAIAGITSGLINLNETVTWRGKHFGFYLTHKSRITAMNLYDYFVDEMEKGKFKSFKHEHFFEERNGITIMKDKLEYETPFGIFGELFDILFLEKHLTNFLLERNKVLKEVSEKTIVVLAE
- a CDS encoding DUF1842 domain-containing protein; the encoded protein is MSDLLAGAYLAQGTIGNVGTPGAPIATFSLVVVPSQHSVTGTVVITQAIPGPDSRIVVQVTGKIYATGIGKVTQVVGLQGEYVHSVPPPGLGSFLAKFDAHLAIDNEWNGTGGFSYYQHNIENVPVKEAKNLKEELV
- a CDS encoding YqjF family protein, with amino-acid sequence MNFLKAEWKNLALFNYEVDAKILEKYVPIGTEIDLWNNKCYVSLVGFMFKNTKVLGIKVPFHINFEEVNLRFYVKRFENGEWKRGVVFIKEIVPKSAITFIANTLYQEHYETQKMTHKIIENENTNTFVYQWKNKENWNTIQLETQKNPTEIAIDSEAEFITEHYFGYTKIDEETTFEYEVQHPRWEQFEVLNYNVDIDFKKTYGRDFEFLQTEKPISVFLAKGSKISVKNKRKLETMLALEEIYN
- a CDS encoding TIGR01777 family oxidoreductase; its protein translation is MKKLIIAAGTGFLGQVLINHFKDKFEEIVILTRGKSQTVDGIKYVNWNAKTFSGWEKELENAMVLINLAGKSVDCRYTKENKKAILLSRIESTKILNKAVLNCKNPPKHWLNSSTSTIYRFSLDKQMDEIDGEIGNDFSINVALSWEKAFFKTETPNTLKTALRTSIVLGKNGGAFIPLKTLAKIGFGGKQGKGNQFISWIHEEDFANAIDLIIQKEITGIINIVSPEPIRNVDFMKKLRKAVGFPFGIPMNAFLLEIGSFFIRTETELVLKSRNVIPKRLLENGFKFKFEDIDETFKNLLRK